One part of the Polyangiaceae bacterium genome encodes these proteins:
- a CDS encoding 30S ribosomal protein S1, producing MASEESNQEQEQQPSAGAPDASNAAASADAGQTEDTSTATAATAAEAAAPAPEAAAPAPEATPEAAAAATETSATETAGTEAAADGGAEAAEASSAEHSSPGASAEGAEGDKKKRRRRRKKKKKPEGAEATQRPATDRAPFHMGEEVFGKVTAVLETAIMIDLSGKALAIFDRSEMETDDLVPEVGDRFVARVHNDGSRGGLVVLTRKPLREEEVKPSLEIAAKEGTLVKGLITGVIKGGVEVSLGGLRAFAPASGMDLHPTRANFVGLVGQVLEFKIVQFEKGGRDVVVTRRPMLEQEAHERRKKALETLTEGQVMKGVVRTVVEWGAFVALPEAENLEGLVHISEASHDPRARMEDLLKAGEEVEVQITKIDDKGKIWLSRKALISDPWAEAKEKFPPGSKHTGKVTKLTDFGAFIELSDGVEGLMHVADLSLTRVSHPNEVLSEGQEIEVVIHNFDRRHKKLGLHPAPSADQADEQPQKIVKGAKLDVEVVKAESAGLVVRVLGVTGRAARGFVPAGHTGTERGTDLRKAFPAKSKIRTKVIDLDPRRGEPKLSIRALSEDEERQAHRDYRKKVAAESKFGTLGDLLQKALNQK from the coding sequence ATGGCGTCCGAAGAATCAAATCAAGAGCAGGAGCAGCAGCCGAGCGCTGGCGCTCCCGACGCGTCCAACGCAGCAGCCTCTGCTGACGCTGGGCAAACCGAAGACACGAGCACGGCGACTGCCGCGACGGCAGCCGAAGCTGCTGCGCCCGCACCCGAAGCTGCTGCGCCCGCACCCGAAGCTACGCCTGAAGCGGCCGCCGCCGCGACGGAAACGTCGGCCACGGAAACGGCTGGCACGGAAGCGGCGGCTGACGGCGGCGCCGAAGCGGCTGAGGCTTCGTCCGCTGAGCACAGCTCCCCAGGTGCTTCTGCCGAGGGCGCGGAAGGCGACAAGAAGAAGCGTCGTCGACGTCGCAAGAAAAAGAAGAAGCCTGAGGGCGCCGAGGCGACCCAGCGGCCCGCGACGGATCGCGCTCCTTTCCACATGGGAGAGGAAGTCTTCGGCAAGGTGACCGCCGTGCTCGAGACGGCGATCATGATCGACCTCTCCGGCAAGGCGCTCGCCATCTTCGATCGCTCGGAGATGGAGACCGACGACTTGGTCCCCGAGGTGGGTGATCGCTTCGTCGCGCGCGTGCACAACGACGGCTCCCGTGGCGGACTCGTCGTGCTCACCCGCAAGCCGCTGCGCGAGGAAGAGGTGAAGCCCTCCCTCGAGATCGCCGCCAAGGAAGGCACCCTGGTGAAGGGCCTGATCACTGGCGTGATCAAGGGCGGCGTCGAAGTCAGCCTCGGCGGCCTGCGCGCGTTCGCTCCGGCGAGCGGCATGGATCTCCACCCCACCCGCGCAAACTTCGTGGGTCTGGTGGGTCAGGTACTCGAGTTCAAGATCGTGCAGTTCGAGAAGGGTGGCCGCGACGTCGTCGTGACTCGCCGTCCGATGCTCGAGCAAGAAGCCCACGAGCGCCGCAAGAAGGCGCTCGAGACCCTGACCGAAGGTCAGGTGATGAAGGGCGTCGTGCGCACCGTCGTCGAGTGGGGCGCGTTCGTCGCCCTACCCGAAGCGGAAAACCTCGAGGGCCTAGTGCACATCTCCGAGGCCAGCCACGATCCCCGCGCTCGCATGGAGGATCTGCTCAAGGCCGGCGAAGAGGTCGAAGTCCAGATCACGAAGATCGACGATAAGGGCAAGATCTGGCTCTCTCGCAAGGCTCTGATCAGCGACCCCTGGGCCGAAGCCAAAGAGAAGTTTCCTCCGGGAAGCAAGCACACTGGCAAGGTCACCAAGCTCACGGACTTCGGTGCGTTCATCGAGCTGTCTGATGGCGTCGAGGGTCTGATGCACGTCGCCGATCTCTCCCTCACCCGCGTGTCTCACCCGAACGAGGTGCTGAGCGAGGGTCAGGAGATCGAAGTCGTGATCCACAACTTCGATCGCCGCCACAAGAAGCTCGGCCTGCACCCCGCGCCCAGCGCGGATCAGGCAGACGAGCAGCCACAGAAGATCGTGAAGGGCGCGAAGCTCGACGTCGAAGTGGTGAAGGCTGAGTCCGCCGGCCTCGTGGTGCGCGTGCTCGGTGTCACCGGTCGCGCGGCGCGCGGCTTCGTCCCCGCGGGTCACACCGGTACGGAGCGCGGCACCGACTTGCGTAAGGCGTTCCCCGCCAAGTCCAAGATCCGCACCAAGGTCATCGACCTGGATCCCCGACGCGGCGAGCCGAAGCTCAGCATCCGCGCACTCAGCGAGGACGAGGAGCGTCAGGCCCACCGCGACTACCGCAAGAAGGTCGCGGCGGAGAGCAAGTTCGGCACCCTCGGCGACTTGCTGCAAAAAGCGCTGAACCAGAAGTAG
- a CDS encoding TlpA family protein disulfide reductase, with protein sequence MRTIGLLVSTLVAGSLLAACGGEDTIKDGTPFEKGQPGQVSAGTGGTGGDSSSEDMPEYLADYPEGPYGTELHSVLPNYRFKGWSNPQAAEYDVERMETVQLSDFYDPDGSKGIKILLINSSAQWCSPCKAEYSHFKTNGTFAEYREKGVMFFGSLMENNNYDPPVPANGAAWVKSFEVGFPFVVDTSFKLGGLFSIDAIPNNTLVNAKTMEIIQLLPGGDTEGLLNAIDSQLNKL encoded by the coding sequence ATGCGCACGATTGGACTTCTGGTTTCGACCTTGGTGGCAGGTAGCCTGCTTGCGGCTTGTGGCGGCGAGGACACGATCAAGGACGGCACACCGTTCGAGAAAGGTCAGCCGGGTCAAGTCTCCGCGGGCACTGGAGGGACTGGTGGTGATTCCAGCTCTGAGGACATGCCTGAGTACCTCGCGGACTACCCTGAGGGTCCTTACGGTACCGAGCTCCACTCCGTGCTGCCGAACTACCGCTTCAAGGGTTGGAGCAACCCCCAGGCGGCGGAGTACGACGTCGAGAGGATGGAGACCGTGCAGCTCTCCGACTTCTATGATCCCGACGGAAGCAAGGGCATCAAGATCCTCCTGATCAACTCATCGGCCCAGTGGTGCTCACCTTGCAAGGCGGAGTACTCGCACTTCAAGACCAACGGCACCTTCGCAGAGTATCGGGAGAAGGGCGTGATGTTCTTCGGCTCGCTGATGGAGAACAACAACTACGATCCGCCGGTGCCGGCGAACGGAGCTGCCTGGGTGAAGTCCTTCGAGGTTGGGTTTCCGTTCGTCGTCGACACCTCTTTCAAGCTTGGTGGCCTGTTCTCGATCGACGCGATCCCCAACAACACCCTGGTCAACGCCAAGACCATGGAGATCATCCAGCTGTTGCCGGGCGGAGACACCGAGGGTCTGCTCAATGCGATCGACTCTCAGCTGAACAAGCTCTGA
- a CDS encoding redoxin domain-containing protein, whose translation MRIAIAIVALAVATPLGCGSNTPEIPQEYLSGSGGTGTTTTYPAGPYGSEEGDTVSNLSFSAGWSNPKAVGYDLAQLDATPLSLSDFYNPESDPDLPEVLLLNTAALWCQACRIEHEELDTKLAEFGARGLVIFSTLFQDLQSQPAQPIHLQIWAEQFEVAFPFFLDPEYQMGAFARAETAPLNLLIDLRTMKILKKVTGEGGSVIWPLVDETLTARGR comes from the coding sequence ATGAGAATCGCGATTGCGATAGTCGCACTGGCGGTGGCGACGCCACTTGGTTGTGGCTCGAACACGCCGGAAATCCCGCAAGAATACCTCTCCGGGTCTGGCGGAACTGGCACGACCACCACCTATCCCGCGGGACCGTACGGAAGCGAGGAGGGGGACACCGTCAGCAACCTCAGCTTCTCCGCAGGCTGGAGCAATCCCAAGGCGGTTGGCTACGACCTGGCTCAACTGGACGCAACACCGCTGAGCCTCTCGGATTTCTACAACCCGGAGAGTGATCCTGACCTGCCGGAGGTGCTCCTCCTCAACACCGCCGCCCTATGGTGCCAAGCTTGCCGAATTGAGCATGAAGAGCTCGACACGAAGCTCGCCGAGTTTGGCGCGCGTGGCCTGGTGATATTCAGCACGCTCTTTCAGGACCTTCAGAGCCAGCCTGCCCAGCCGATCCACCTCCAGATCTGGGCTGAGCAGTTCGAGGTGGCGTTCCCGTTCTTCCTCGACCCGGAGTATCAAATGGGCGCGTTCGCCCGTGCCGAAACGGCACCGCTCAACCTGCTGATCGATCTACGCACGATGAAGATCCTCAAGAAAGTCACGGGCGAAGGTGGCTCGGTGATCTGGCCTCTCGTCGACGAAACCCTCACTGCCCGCGGCCGGTAG
- a CDS encoding TlpA family protein disulfide reductase encodes MVMMKRWIGGLSLGLLLAACGGAQQGPTAAGQTPETASSEGPAPDTSSAPTASAEPTGAKPPDFELETLDGSSVRLSDHLGKNVILVDFWATFCDPCMAAMPHLDELYKKYKSKGFVVFGVSIDGPDALSLVRTEVRKLGVSFPILLDKETRVVALYNPKTSAPYSVLIGRDGRIITKKEGYVTGDANTLERDIEAALSR; translated from the coding sequence ATGGTGATGATGAAGCGCTGGATTGGTGGGTTGAGCTTGGGACTTCTGCTAGCCGCGTGCGGCGGGGCACAGCAGGGGCCGACGGCTGCGGGGCAGACGCCTGAAACCGCTTCCAGCGAGGGTCCTGCGCCAGACACCTCCAGCGCGCCTACAGCAAGCGCGGAGCCGACGGGCGCCAAGCCGCCTGATTTCGAGCTGGAGACCCTCGACGGCAGCTCGGTGCGCTTGAGCGATCACTTGGGCAAGAACGTCATCCTCGTCGACTTCTGGGCGACCTTCTGTGACCCGTGCATGGCGGCGATGCCCCACTTGGATGAGCTGTACAAGAAGTACAAGTCGAAGGGGTTCGTCGTGTTCGGCGTCTCTATCGACGGGCCCGACGCGCTCTCGCTAGTCCGCACGGAAGTGAGGAAGCTCGGCGTGTCCTTCCCCATCCTGCTCGACAAGGAGACGCGGGTGGTGGCCTTGTACAATCCCAAGACCAGCGCGCCCTACAGCGTGTTGATTGGGCGTGACGGCCGCATCATCACCAAGAAAGAGGGCTACGTTACCGGAGATGCCAACACCCTCGAGCGCGACATCGAAGCCGCGCTGTCTCGCTGA
- a CDS encoding serine/threonine protein kinase codes for MAAVERISRSPVVESGEHVKAPPVEHSGSFQDAAGQANEHSGSTTRSVIGGKFALLRRLGSGAAAEVFEAENLLVGKRVALKLLHPEHSRRADVRGHFVSEARAAARIAHPNVVDIHDLGTTADGSAYMVMELLEGESLADILSTRGTLSPAYACELMIQVLAGIGAAHRQGIVHRDLKPANIVVTHPAPDRPLVKVLDFGIAQGVNPLSNTEANGGLVFGTPLYMAPEQAMGRTVDSRADIYASAVVLYEMLCGEAPYSAPDVRGLMLRVAQADWVPLALRAPELHPGLVACIERALSRDPENRPETAEQFARELEPFARLALAMPSALPSVNPIPLVRRSEQRESGVRLSLHSSRNSDLSDEQLLNPSFPKPPSTPQLVEDALPYEGMDTCELELEQAQRQASTWMPTRSKRPSPVAWIAVTGVTLGALCGWLLSQL; via the coding sequence TTGGCAGCCGTCGAGAGAATCAGTCGCTCCCCCGTGGTGGAGTCTGGAGAGCACGTCAAAGCCCCACCCGTTGAACACTCCGGGTCGTTTCAAGACGCCGCGGGGCAGGCGAATGAACACTCCGGGTCAACGACCCGGAGTGTGATTGGTGGGAAGTTTGCGCTGTTGAGGCGCCTGGGCAGCGGTGCGGCTGCAGAGGTGTTCGAGGCGGAGAACCTCTTGGTCGGGAAACGCGTCGCATTGAAGTTACTCCACCCGGAGCACTCACGACGCGCGGACGTGCGGGGTCACTTCGTCTCCGAAGCGCGCGCCGCTGCGCGCATCGCGCACCCCAACGTCGTCGATATCCACGACCTGGGCACCACCGCAGACGGCTCGGCCTACATGGTGATGGAGCTGCTCGAAGGCGAGAGCCTCGCGGACATCCTCTCGACGCGCGGCACGCTCAGCCCGGCCTACGCCTGCGAGCTGATGATACAGGTGCTGGCCGGGATAGGCGCCGCTCACCGTCAAGGCATCGTGCACCGCGATCTCAAGCCAGCGAATATCGTGGTGACGCACCCCGCGCCGGATCGCCCCCTCGTGAAGGTGCTCGACTTCGGCATCGCGCAAGGTGTGAACCCGCTCAGTAACACCGAGGCGAATGGCGGACTGGTGTTCGGCACGCCGCTCTACATGGCGCCTGAACAAGCCATGGGACGCACCGTCGACAGCCGCGCGGATATCTACGCCTCCGCCGTGGTGCTGTACGAAATGCTGTGCGGCGAGGCCCCTTACTCCGCTCCCGACGTACGCGGATTGATGCTGCGTGTGGCTCAAGCTGACTGGGTGCCTCTGGCGCTGCGCGCACCGGAGCTTCATCCAGGTCTAGTCGCCTGCATCGAGCGCGCGCTCAGCCGCGATCCGGAGAATCGCCCAGAGACGGCGGAACAGTTCGCTCGCGAGCTAGAACCGTTCGCGCGCCTTGCGCTCGCGATGCCTTCTGCTCTCCCGAGCGTGAACCCCATCCCACTCGTGCGGCGCAGCGAACAGCGCGAGAGCGGCGTCCGGCTCTCGTTACACAGCTCCCGCAACAGCGACTTGAGCGATGAGCAGCTGCTGAACCCCAGCTTTCCCAAGCCGCCTTCCACGCCTCAGCTGGTGGAGGACGCGCTGCCATACGAGGGCATGGACACCTGCGAGCTCGAGCTCGAGCAGGCGCAACGCCAAGCGTCGACTTGGATGCCGACGCGCAGCAAGCGCCCCTCACCGGTGGCCTGGATCGCCGTGACCGGCGTGACGCTCGGAGCGCTTTGCGGCTGGTTACTCAGTCAGCTGTAG
- a CDS encoding Mrp/NBP35 family ATP-binding protein, whose translation MPSLEEQALEVLSTLKEPSLDRGLGELGMLGRVRADGGRLIVPLKLSNPAYAGKEELAEKVRHALEALAGVTHVEIDWQVEAKGREISADDPVPGVKNVILVMSGKGGVGKSTVAANLALALKRMGARVGLLDADIYGPSVPTMFGIQGRPQSDGQRIEPLQRFGVKLMSIGFLLDDPKSAVVWRGPMLHGALLQFLKDVAWGNLDYLLLDLPPGTGDVALTLAQRVSTTGAVIVTTPQEVALMDVYKSVSMAQKVGIKVLGVVENESYFVCDGCDKRHEIFGSGGGQKVAEHAEAPLLGQIPMEPSVREWGDAGTPVVQASPGSAIAKAFQDVAEQLAQAVDATHEGRAGAGFTIDRSGGQNRRLPVAR comes from the coding sequence ATGCCGAGTCTGGAAGAACAAGCCCTGGAAGTGCTCTCCACCCTCAAGGAGCCGTCGCTCGACCGCGGCCTCGGCGAGCTGGGAATGCTGGGACGCGTCCGCGCAGACGGCGGGCGACTGATCGTACCGCTCAAGCTCTCGAACCCCGCCTACGCAGGCAAGGAAGAGCTCGCGGAGAAGGTGCGTCACGCCCTCGAGGCTCTCGCGGGTGTTACCCATGTGGAAATTGACTGGCAGGTGGAGGCGAAGGGGCGCGAAATCAGCGCCGACGATCCAGTGCCCGGCGTGAAGAACGTGATCTTGGTGATGAGCGGCAAGGGCGGCGTCGGCAAGAGCACAGTCGCCGCGAACCTGGCGCTTGCACTCAAGCGCATGGGCGCGCGCGTCGGCCTACTCGATGCGGACATCTACGGCCCCAGCGTGCCGACCATGTTTGGCATTCAGGGTCGCCCCCAGAGCGACGGTCAGCGCATCGAGCCTCTGCAGCGCTTCGGCGTGAAGCTGATGAGCATCGGCTTCTTGCTGGACGATCCAAAGAGCGCGGTGGTGTGGCGCGGTCCGATGCTCCACGGCGCGCTGCTTCAGTTCTTGAAGGACGTCGCCTGGGGCAACTTGGACTATCTGCTGCTCGATCTGCCGCCTGGCACCGGCGACGTTGCGCTGACGTTGGCGCAGCGCGTTTCGACCACGGGTGCGGTGATCGTGACGACGCCCCAAGAAGTCGCGCTGATGGATGTCTACAAGAGCGTCTCGATGGCGCAGAAGGTGGGCATCAAGGTGCTCGGCGTCGTCGAGAACGAGAGTTACTTCGTGTGCGACGGCTGCGACAAGCGACACGAAATTTTCGGTTCGGGCGGTGGGCAGAAGGTGGCAGAGCACGCTGAAGCGCCGTTGCTCGGGCAAATCCCGATGGAGCCCAGCGTGCGAGAATGGGGCGATGCAGGAACTCCGGTCGTTCAGGCGTCACCCGGTTCAGCAATCGCCAAGGCGTTCCAAGACGTCGCTGAACAGCTCGCGCAAGCGGTCGATGCCACCCACGAGGGCCGCGCGGGCGCTGGCTTCACGATTGATCGCTCGGGCGGTCAAAATCGTCGCCTTCCTGTCGCGCGCTGA